A single Thermoanaerobacterium sp. RBIITD DNA region contains:
- the eutH gene encoding ethanolamine utilization protein EutH: MRSVVLYLIGVFFAIGGFDYAIGSPLGLGKKFEEGIRAMGAVGLGMIGIYSISPAISRALSIGIIHVSKVFGVDPSTIAASFLAVDMGGYQIARDLALDEKMGLFSGIVVASNLGAAISFSIPIAMGMISRDEQKYFSKGVMIGVIAIPIGCFAAGLWFGLNPLKLLKDMLPILVISAFIGIGLSLIPDILLGCFDAFGKVIIGLSAAGLLAQGSYSVFGINLGFEIIPLQQVMSVVGKIAFILAGAYPMLAMLERLFSNFLKKIGNRCDIDSVSVISLLGNLATNLLVFGNFKSMNTKGKVVCSAFAISGAFVFGGQMGFVSGVAPGMLVPFMVSKFVAGLFGLMLALRLWDR, translated from the coding sequence ATGAGAAGTGTAGTGCTGTATTTGATAGGTGTGTTTTTTGCAATAGGTGGATTTGATTACGCCATAGGTTCTCCTTTAGGATTGGGCAAAAAGTTTGAAGAAGGGATCAGGGCAATGGGAGCGGTAGGTCTTGGCATGATAGGTATTTACTCTATATCACCTGCCATATCTCGAGCCTTATCAATAGGGATAATTCATGTATCTAAGGTCTTTGGCGTAGATCCTTCTACGATTGCCGCTAGTTTTTTAGCAGTGGATATGGGTGGATATCAGATAGCCCGGGATCTGGCACTTGATGAAAAAATGGGGCTGTTTTCTGGTATTGTAGTGGCTTCTAATCTGGGCGCAGCCATAAGTTTTTCCATCCCCATAGCTATGGGGATGATATCCAGAGATGAGCAAAAGTATTTTTCTAAAGGCGTGATGATAGGAGTAATAGCGATACCCATAGGTTGTTTTGCCGCCGGATTGTGGTTTGGCCTAAATCCTCTTAAATTGCTGAAGGATATGCTGCCTATATTGGTTATTTCAGCTTTTATAGGAATAGGATTATCGCTGATACCTGATATTTTACTGGGTTGCTTTGATGCCTTTGGAAAGGTGATAATAGGGTTAAGTGCTGCAGGATTGCTGGCACAAGGAAGTTACTCTGTTTTTGGCATCAACCTTGGTTTTGAAATTATTCCGCTGCAACAAGTTATGTCTGTGGTAGGAAAAATTGCCTTTATACTGGCTGGTGCATACCCAATGCTGGCTATGCTGGAAAGGCTTTTTAGCAATTTTTTAAAAAAGATTGGAAATAGGTGCGACATAGATAGCGTCTCTGTTATCAGCTTACTTGGTAATCTTGCTACTAATTTACTGGTATTTGGCAATTTTAAAAGCATGAATACCAAAGGGAAAGTAGTCTGCTCGGCTTTTGCTATAAGTGGTGCTTTTGTATTCGGGGGCCAGATGGGGTTTGTGTCAGGAGTAGCGCCAGGTATGCTGGTACCGTTTATGGTATCCAAATTTGTTGCAGGGCTATTTGGACTTATGCTGGCGCTGCGGCTATGGGACAGATAG
- a CDS encoding GH1 family beta-glucosidase codes for MVEFDNDFLFGTATASYQVEGAYNEDGRGMSIWDTFCRKNGKVFNGDTGDVACDHYHRYKDDIALMKKIGIKAYRFSIAWPRIFPEKGKFNQMGLDFYKRLIDELLINNIIPCATIYHWDLPQWADDLGGWLNRDVVHWYGEYVEKIFKELGTYVPMWITLNEPWCSSILGYGTGDHAPGHKNFGEALTAAHHLLLSHGNAVRIFRDFNLKDSKIGITLNLNEVYPETDSLDDKIAASIIDGYSNRWFLDPIFKGSYPDDMVKLFSSIFGSLDFIRNEDFNDISQKVDFLGVNYYTRAIVRKCVGELFNVKYVDGPNKKTDMGWEISPESLYNLLTRLKNEYTKELPIYITENGAALKDIISDDGHIHDDERIEYLKLHLNEAYRFIKNGGNLKGYFVWSLMDNFEWAYGYSKRFGIIYVDYKTQKRILKDSAIWYKDVIATRRIE; via the coding sequence ATGGTTGAATTTGATAATGATTTTTTATTTGGTACTGCTACGGCTTCATATCAGGTAGAAGGAGCATACAATGAAGATGGAAGAGGTATGTCAATATGGGATACATTTTGCAGAAAGAACGGTAAAGTTTTTAATGGAGATACAGGAGATGTTGCATGTGATCATTACCATCGCTATAAAGATGATATAGCTTTAATGAAAAAGATTGGCATTAAAGCATATAGATTTTCTATTGCTTGGCCGAGGATATTTCCTGAGAAAGGTAAATTTAATCAAATGGGATTAGACTTTTATAAAAGGCTTATAGATGAACTGCTGATTAATAATATTATACCATGCGCAACGATATATCACTGGGATTTACCACAGTGGGCTGATGATTTAGGAGGCTGGCTTAATAGAGATGTCGTACATTGGTATGGAGAATATGTAGAAAAAATATTTAAAGAACTTGGTACATATGTTCCAATGTGGATAACTTTAAACGAACCATGGTGTTCATCAATCCTCGGATATGGTACAGGCGATCATGCACCTGGTCATAAAAACTTTGGGGAAGCTTTAACTGCTGCACATCATCTTTTATTATCGCATGGCAATGCAGTTAGAATATTTAGAGATTTTAATCTGAAAGATTCTAAAATCGGCATTACACTAAATTTAAATGAGGTTTATCCCGAAACAGATAGTTTAGATGATAAAATTGCTGCATCGATAATTGACGGTTATTCAAATAGATGGTTTTTAGATCCAATTTTTAAAGGAAGCTATCCTGATGATATGGTAAAACTTTTTAGTAGCATATTTGGAAGTCTTGATTTTATCAGGAATGAAGATTTTAATGACATTTCCCAAAAAGTTGACTTTCTTGGTGTTAATTATTATACGAGAGCAATTGTCAGGAAATGTGTCGGCGAATTGTTTAATGTAAAATATGTAGATGGTCCAAACAAAAAAACAGATATGGGATGGGAGATTAGTCCTGAATCCCTATACAATTTATTAACAAGACTTAAAAATGAATATACGAAAGAGCTTCCAATATATATTACAGAAAATGGTGCAGCTTTAAAAGATATAATTTCCGACGATGGGCATATACATGATGATGAGAGAATAGAATATTTAAAACTTCATCTTAATGAAGCGTACCGTTTTATCAAAAATGGTGGAAACTTGAAAGGCTATTTTGTCTGGTCTTTGATGGATAATTTTGAATGGGCATATGGATATTCGAAAAGATTTGGAATTATCTATGTCGATTACAAAACCCAGAAGAGAATTTTAAAAGATAGTGCTATTTGGTATAAAGACGTTATTGCGACAAGAAGAATAGAATAA
- a CDS encoding response regulator: MNKKSILIVDDNRLSRTVLRDILIDAGYNIYEAQNGEEALKIYKSNYPDMVILDVVMPGLSGFDLLKILRDDEENLLVPVILLTSKNDFEEKLRGLELGADAYITKPFNEKELLIQVKNLFQRIEHNRMANPLTGLRGNIDIKYEIRRRIKSGNLYAVLYIDLDHFKSYNDYYGFSRGDKVIKQTSRILTDALDKCGNTKDFLGHIGGDDFIIVTTPDKIDVMCNYIIKKFDEDIKRLYDDDDMARGYIEILNRRGEVQRFPLISISIAVITNEHRKFENELEISEVAAEIKRKLKSMNGSKYLKDRRKD, from the coding sequence GTGAATAAAAAGAGTATATTGATTGTGGATGATAATAGACTAAGTAGAACCGTATTGAGAGATATACTAATTGATGCGGGATATAATATCTATGAAGCACAAAATGGAGAAGAAGCACTTAAAATATATAAAAGCAATTATCCTGACATGGTTATACTTGATGTTGTTATGCCGGGCTTAAGCGGTTTTGATTTATTAAAGATTCTAAGAGACGATGAAGAAAATTTATTGGTACCTGTAATACTATTAACGTCAAAAAACGATTTTGAAGAGAAATTACGTGGACTTGAACTCGGAGCTGATGCATACATAACAAAGCCTTTCAATGAGAAAGAATTATTAATACAAGTAAAAAATTTATTTCAACGAATAGAGCACAATAGGATGGCAAATCCATTAACAGGATTGAGGGGAAATATAGATATAAAATACGAAATAAGAAGGCGTATTAAGTCAGGAAATCTTTATGCTGTATTGTATATTGATTTAGACCATTTTAAATCATATAATGACTATTATGGATTTTCACGTGGCGACAAAGTTATTAAACAAACATCAAGAATTTTAACTGATGCGCTTGATAAATGTGGCAACACTAAAGATTTCTTAGGTCATATTGGCGGCGACGATTTTATTATTGTTACAACACCTGATAAAATAGATGTTATGTGTAATTATATAATAAAGAAGTTTGATGAAGATATAAAAAGATTATATGACGATGATGATATGGCAAGAGGATATATTGAGATTTTAAATAGACGCGGAGAAGTTCAAAGATTTCCATTAATATCTATATCTATTGCGGTAATTACAAATGAACATAGAAAATTCGAGAATGAGCTTGAAATAAGTGAAGTTGCTGCTGAGATAAAGAGAAAATTAAAATCTATGAATGGAAGTAAATATTTGAAGGATAGAAGAAAGGATTAA
- the yfcE gene encoding phosphodiesterase: MKIGVISDTHGDYASWEKAWNFLEDTDLIFHAGDVLYHGPRNPLPSGYDPKKLSRALNSCSVPLLVAQGNCDAVVDQMVLNIPIQTPYVFTVIHRKRFMVQHGHSISEEDMHELIGKYKLDFFITGHTHIPVLEKIGDCVVINPGSTSLSKRDDKVNSIGLIEDGAVKIVDLESGKDIMSLDF; the protein is encoded by the coding sequence ATGAAGATCGGCGTTATAAGCGATACCCATGGAGATTATGCTTCGTGGGAAAAAGCGTGGAATTTTTTGGAAGATACGGATTTGATTTTTCACGCGGGAGATGTGTTATACCATGGACCACGCAACCCACTTCCTTCAGGATATGATCCTAAAAAGCTCTCCAGGGCGTTAAATTCCTGTAGTGTTCCTCTATTGGTAGCTCAAGGGAACTGTGATGCAGTTGTAGATCAGATGGTGTTAAATATACCTATACAGACACCATATGTGTTTACTGTGATTCATAGAAAGAGGTTTATGGTTCAACATGGCCATTCCATTTCCGAGGAGGATATGCACGAATTAATTGGTAAGTACAAACTGGATTTTTTCATAACAGGGCATACCCATATTCCCGTTTTAGAGAAAATTGGCGATTGCGTGGTGATCAATCCCGGATCTACGTCTCTCAGCAAAAGAGATGATAAAGTCAATTCGATAGGGCTTATTGAAGATGGCGCTGTTAAAATAGTGGACTTAGAATCAGGGAAGGACATCATGTCGTTGGACTTTTAA
- a CDS encoding oleate hydratase — protein MRKEYGNKQVYFVGGGIASLAGACYLIRDCEFPGESIHIFEELNVLGGSNDGAGDPEKGYVIRGGRMLNDETYENTWELLMMIPSIDNPNKSVREEIIEFDTAHPTHSNARLVNKNGEVVDVMSMGFDNDDRIALVKLIATPEKKLNKLKISDWFGPHFFETNFWYMWATTFAFQPWHSLSELRRYMIRFMHEFPRIHTLEGVTRTPYNQYDSIILPIEKYLNNYNVDFKMKCTVIDLDFKDSEEITVTKVHYKEEGVEKIIEFNEGDIVIVTNGSMTEGYSLGSMTKAPTINGKGASWNLWDKISKKKPGLGNPSLFDDYIDGSKWESFTVTCHDSKFFDLMEKFSHNKAGTGALVTFKDSSWLMSIVLAYQPHFRNQPDDVKVFWGYGLRPDNIGDYVKKKMSECTGEEILIELLHHLKFEEDMDDIIKSANCIPCMMPFITAQFMPRSIGNRPQVIPKGSTNLAFIGQFCEITDDVVFTEEYSVRSARIAVYKLFGVNKSVEPVKQYQYDVRTLFKSFVTLFR, from the coding sequence ATGAGAAAAGAATATGGAAACAAACAGGTTTATTTTGTGGGTGGTGGAATAGCATCGCTTGCAGGAGCGTGTTATTTAATTAGGGATTGCGAATTTCCGGGAGAAAGCATTCATATTTTTGAAGAATTGAATGTGTTAGGTGGAAGTAATGATGGTGCTGGCGATCCTGAAAAAGGATATGTTATCAGAGGCGGAAGAATGTTAAATGACGAGACCTACGAGAATACTTGGGAACTGTTAATGATGATACCATCAATAGATAATCCAAATAAATCAGTAAGAGAAGAAATAATTGAATTTGATACTGCACATCCTACACATTCTAATGCAAGACTTGTAAATAAAAACGGTGAAGTTGTCGATGTAATGTCAATGGGATTTGACAATGACGACAGAATTGCTTTGGTAAAACTTATTGCAACACCAGAAAAAAAGTTAAATAAGTTAAAAATTAGTGATTGGTTTGGACCTCATTTCTTTGAAACAAATTTTTGGTATATGTGGGCTACGACTTTTGCATTTCAACCTTGGCATAGTTTATCAGAGTTAAGAAGATATATGATAAGATTTATGCATGAATTTCCTAGAATTCATACTCTGGAAGGTGTTACAAGAACTCCTTATAATCAATACGATTCAATAATACTTCCTATAGAAAAATATTTAAATAATTACAATGTTGATTTCAAAATGAAATGCACTGTAATAGATTTAGATTTTAAAGATTCGGAGGAAATTACTGTAACTAAGGTACACTATAAAGAGGAAGGCGTTGAGAAAATAATTGAGTTTAATGAAGGTGATATTGTAATTGTTACAAATGGTTCAATGACAGAAGGATATAGTCTAGGTTCAATGACAAAAGCCCCAACTATAAACGGCAAAGGTGCATCTTGGAATTTATGGGATAAAATATCTAAAAAGAAACCTGGTTTAGGGAATCCTTCTTTATTTGACGATTATATAGATGGCTCAAAATGGGAGTCATTTACAGTAACATGCCATGATTCAAAATTCTTTGATTTAATGGAAAAGTTCTCGCACAATAAAGCGGGTACGGGCGCACTTGTAACATTTAAAGATTCAAGCTGGCTGATGTCAATTGTTTTAGCATATCAACCACATTTTAGAAACCAACCTGATGATGTTAAAGTATTTTGGGGTTATGGATTACGTCCTGATAATATAGGTGACTATGTCAAAAAGAAGATGTCTGAATGTACAGGAGAAGAAATATTAATTGAACTTTTACATCATCTCAAATTTGAGGAAGATATGGATGATATAATAAAATCTGCGAATTGTATTCCCTGTATGATGCCATTTATTACGGCACAATTTATGCCAAGGTCGATAGGGAATAGGCCTCAAGTCATACCGAAAGGCTCGACGAACTTAGCGTTTATTGGTCAGTTTTGCGAAATAACTGATGATGTAGTTTTTACAGAAGAATATTCAGTCAGATCTGCAAGAATTGCAGTATATAAACTTTTTGGGGTAAATAAATCAGTTGAACCTGTAAAGCAATATCAATATGATGTCAGAACATTATTTAAGTCATTTGTAACATTATTTAGATAG
- a CDS encoding HD-GYP domain-containing protein, which translates to MNIYFNDKSNILGFTFIMSIPIYFFVSILVSFLKIQTDKLKKLIEEIKQNYLDMEDALISALEAKDVYIQGHSERVHKLVSLIVSKMKLKSEEAEDIITAARLHDIGKIGINDSVLNKPGRLTEEEYAQIMDHPVMGSEIVKKVRSMYNISNIIRHHHEKYDGSGYPDGLKGEEIPLGSRIIAVADAFDAMTSKRSYRDPFLISEAIEELRKNTNIQFDAGVVDAFISALSDVGIDY; encoded by the coding sequence TTGAATATATATTTTAATGATAAATCCAATATTTTGGGATTTACTTTTATCATGTCCATACCTATATACTTTTTTGTATCAATTTTAGTTAGTTTTCTAAAAATACAAACAGATAAATTAAAGAAATTAATTGAGGAAATTAAACAAAATTACTTAGATATGGAAGACGCATTAATATCTGCATTAGAGGCAAAGGATGTGTATATTCAGGGACATTCTGAGAGAGTACATAAATTAGTCAGTTTGATTGTCTCAAAAATGAAATTAAAGAGTGAAGAAGCTGAAGATATAATTACAGCTGCAAGACTTCATGACATTGGTAAAATAGGGATAAATGATTCGGTTTTAAATAAGCCTGGAAGGCTTACGGAAGAAGAATATGCACAAATTATGGATCATCCTGTTATGGGATCAGAAATTGTAAAAAAAGTTAGGTCAATGTATAATATATCAAATATTATACGGCATCACCATGAGAAATATGATGGCAGCGGATACCCAGACGGGTTGAAAGGAGAAGAAATACCATTAGGTTCGCGTATTATTGCTGTAGCAGATGCTTTTGATGCAATGACATCTAAAAGGTCTTATAGGGATCCATTTTTGATATCTGAGGCTATAGAAGAACTGAGAAAAAATACAAATATACAGTTTGATGCTGGCGTTGTAGATGCCTTCATATCAGCATTATCAGATGTTGGAATTGATTATTGA